Proteins from one Planctomyces sp. SH-PL62 genomic window:
- a CDS encoding PHB depolymerase family esterase — MHESSTGVQAGGGARRPIAIAVAVAVAVGAGLAARADTVVMKNGVSYRTLAAPDRDNTLLYLWDGVKKIVVRDSKVERVVPDSVLRTGEKFSLVQPMTVHAGIMPKDVLSVSAEPWDEKGRRRFRYVGRSGKPVTMEQAINEITPHVVRYRGVDGFWQGQAATESVPRPVLMSLLHRVEEENQGERERVVRFLLGAGWYPEAKAELDRLIKDFPGSDLSERAGSARQFIVQAEATQRRSDVDALRRARRPREAARLLKTFDGPEVPTELQVEVREIVRRDEDQAQADQTVRNDLRRIELKLAPTVHAVWKTRLAEVQRAMAEAPDAVRDRLAAWRKTRAESSPTEAAQLALAMSGYVVGQDAAVADLDAADVLWQARDQISAYLTSDPGDEVSREETLARLDDLAWPDASPETPGYARLELAERLCRLMPPPLRRPADEKAGGAVANVVDAEDSIPTHYLAKLPPEYHPLRSYPAVLLLHSGTGPQAAVDQWEAEAARRGYILIAPEYGTTEGATEYQYTPGEHAAAELALRDARKRYAIDPDRVFVAGQLAGGNMAWDLGLGHPDLFAGAVVVSGFPAKYVPRSLSQHERLPLLCMMGDLAPAANEVVYGNYAKPMILKVWDVTYMELNRRGLEEFPEEIPTFFDWMEPRRRDPYPREFEVSTARICDDRRHGIVVESFAEGRTTAAEAVEPLGRNLNPATLKMRTSTLSNLVDLTVSGVGRLDVWLSPELVDFKRKLEVRVNRKPLYKDQPRLELKPLLEDLRIRGDRGQMYWVKIEVG; from the coding sequence ATGCACGAATCCTCGACGGGAGTCCAGGCGGGCGGCGGCGCGAGGCGGCCGATCGCCATCGCGGTCGCGGTCGCCGTCGCGGTCGGGGCGGGCCTCGCCGCCCGCGCCGACACCGTGGTGATGAAGAACGGCGTGAGCTACCGGACGCTCGCGGCCCCGGATCGCGACAACACGCTGCTGTACCTCTGGGACGGCGTCAAGAAGATCGTCGTCCGCGATTCGAAGGTCGAGCGGGTGGTCCCGGACAGCGTCCTCCGCACGGGTGAGAAGTTCTCGCTCGTGCAGCCGATGACGGTCCACGCCGGGATCATGCCGAAGGACGTGCTGAGCGTGTCCGCCGAGCCCTGGGACGAGAAGGGACGGCGGCGGTTCCGGTACGTCGGGCGGTCCGGGAAGCCCGTGACGATGGAGCAGGCGATCAATGAGATCACCCCCCACGTCGTCCGATACCGGGGGGTCGACGGCTTCTGGCAGGGCCAGGCCGCCACGGAATCGGTCCCTCGGCCGGTCCTCATGAGCCTGCTGCATCGGGTCGAGGAAGAGAACCAGGGGGAGCGCGAGCGGGTGGTCCGGTTCCTCCTGGGCGCCGGCTGGTACCCCGAGGCCAAGGCCGAGCTCGACCGTCTCATCAAGGATTTCCCCGGCAGCGACCTGAGCGAGCGGGCCGGGAGCGCCCGCCAGTTCATCGTCCAGGCCGAGGCCACCCAGCGGCGGTCGGACGTGGACGCGCTTCGACGCGCCCGGAGGCCCCGCGAGGCCGCGAGGCTCCTGAAGACGTTCGACGGCCCGGAGGTCCCCACCGAACTCCAGGTGGAAGTCCGCGAGATCGTCCGCCGCGACGAGGACCAGGCCCAGGCCGACCAGACGGTGCGCAACGACCTGCGGCGGATCGAGCTGAAGCTGGCGCCCACGGTCCACGCCGTCTGGAAAACCCGGCTTGCCGAGGTCCAGAGAGCGATGGCCGAGGCCCCCGACGCCGTCCGCGACCGCCTGGCCGCCTGGCGCAAGACCCGGGCCGAATCGAGCCCGACGGAGGCGGCCCAGCTCGCGCTGGCGATGTCGGGATACGTCGTCGGCCAGGACGCGGCCGTCGCCGACCTGGACGCGGCGGACGTCCTCTGGCAGGCCCGCGACCAGATCTCCGCCTACCTGACCAGCGACCCCGGCGACGAGGTCTCCCGCGAGGAGACGCTCGCCCGGCTCGACGACCTGGCCTGGCCCGACGCCTCCCCCGAGACGCCGGGCTACGCGCGCCTGGAGCTGGCCGAGCGGCTCTGCCGACTCATGCCCCCGCCGCTGCGACGCCCGGCCGACGAGAAGGCGGGAGGGGCCGTGGCCAACGTGGTCGACGCCGAGGACTCGATCCCCACCCACTACCTCGCCAAGCTCCCCCCGGAGTATCACCCCCTGCGGTCGTACCCGGCGGTCCTGCTCCTGCACTCGGGGACGGGTCCGCAAGCGGCCGTCGACCAGTGGGAGGCCGAGGCGGCGCGTCGCGGCTACATCCTGATCGCGCCCGAATACGGGACGACCGAAGGGGCGACCGAATACCAGTACACCCCCGGCGAGCACGCCGCCGCGGAGCTGGCCCTGCGCGACGCCCGGAAGCGCTACGCCATCGACCCCGATCGCGTCTTCGTGGCGGGCCAGCTCGCCGGCGGCAACATGGCGTGGGACCTGGGCCTGGGCCACCCCGACCTGTTCGCCGGCGCGGTCGTGGTCTCGGGCTTCCCGGCCAAGTACGTCCCGCGCAGCCTTTCCCAGCACGAGCGGCTCCCCCTGCTCTGCATGATGGGCGACCTGGCCCCGGCCGCCAACGAGGTCGTCTACGGCAACTACGCCAAGCCCATGATCCTCAAGGTCTGGGACGTCACCTACATGGAATTGAACCGTCGCGGCCTGGAGGAGTTCCCCGAGGAGATCCCCACCTTCTTCGACTGGATGGAGCCTCGCCGCCGCGACCCCTACCCCCGCGAATTCGAGGTCTCGACGGCCCGGATCTGCGACGACCGCCGCCACGGGATCGTCGTCGAGAGCTTCGCCGAGGGCCGGACCACCGCCGCCGAGGCGGTCGAGCCGCTGGGCCGCAACCTCAACCCCGCCACCCTCAAGATGCGGACCAGCACCCTCAGCAACCTCGTCGACCTGACCGTCAGCGGCGTCGGCAGGCTGGACGTCTGGCTCAGCCCCGAACTCGTCGACTTCAAGCGCAAGCTGGAAGTCCGGGTCAACCGAAAGCCCCTGTACAAGGACCAGCCCCGGCTGGAGCTGAAACCCCTGCTGGAAGACCTGCGGATCCGTGGGGACCGAGGCCAGATGTACTGGGTGAAGATCGAAGTCGGATGA
- a CDS encoding glycoside hydrolase family 13 protein, protein MERPDTPDWVRDAVFYQIFPDRFARSLSVPKSPNLEAWGSPPTYNGYQGGDLVGVAERLDYLQELGVNAIYFTPVFQSASNHRYHTHDYEKVDPMLGGDAALRRLLDAAHERGMKVVLDGVFNHASRGFFPFHDILENGPDSAYVDWFKVSGFPVNAYHLEVSPNYEAWWNLPALPKFNIQNPEVREYLFNVAVKWIEFGIDGWRLDVANEIEDDEFWREFRRRVRRANPEAYIVGEVWTDAQRWLHGDMWDAVMNYHFTRACLAFFTRGEVDLPELQRTSLHPIPEPGAESFARSIERLHGIYAPETTAAMLNLLGSHDMARFVTLARGDVSALRLATLFQMTYLGAPSIYYGDEIGLSGGHDPANRGAFPWDQPAAWNRDLLHEFQRLTALRRSRPSLRRGSFRVLHADGDVFAHARKLGEETVLVAFNAGTTPRRLDLPVHDQVADGVELADPWSHQAAVVESGLVRGLELPPRSGKVLATPLGS, encoded by the coding sequence ATGGAACGACCAGATACGCCGGATTGGGTCCGCGACGCCGTCTTCTACCAGATCTTCCCCGATCGCTTCGCGCGCAGCCTGAGCGTGCCGAAGTCTCCGAACCTGGAAGCGTGGGGATCGCCGCCGACCTACAACGGCTACCAGGGGGGCGACCTGGTCGGCGTCGCCGAGCGCCTGGACTACCTCCAGGAGCTGGGCGTCAACGCCATCTACTTCACGCCGGTCTTCCAGTCGGCGTCGAACCATCGCTACCACACCCACGACTATGAGAAGGTCGACCCCATGCTGGGGGGGGACGCCGCGCTCCGCAGGCTCCTCGACGCCGCCCACGAGCGGGGGATGAAGGTGGTGCTCGACGGCGTGTTCAACCACGCCAGCCGGGGGTTCTTCCCGTTCCACGACATCCTGGAGAACGGGCCGGACTCCGCCTACGTCGATTGGTTCAAGGTCAGCGGGTTCCCCGTCAACGCCTATCACCTGGAAGTCTCCCCGAACTACGAGGCCTGGTGGAACCTCCCCGCCCTGCCCAAATTCAACATCCAGAACCCGGAGGTCCGGGAATACCTCTTCAACGTCGCCGTCAAGTGGATCGAATTCGGCATCGACGGCTGGCGGCTGGACGTCGCCAACGAGATCGAGGACGACGAGTTCTGGCGCGAGTTCCGACGCCGGGTGCGCCGGGCCAACCCCGAGGCCTACATCGTCGGCGAGGTCTGGACCGACGCCCAGCGCTGGCTCCACGGCGACATGTGGGACGCGGTGATGAACTACCACTTCACCCGCGCCTGCCTCGCCTTCTTCACACGCGGCGAGGTCGACCTGCCGGAGTTGCAGCGGACGAGCCTGCACCCGATCCCCGAGCCCGGCGCCGAGTCGTTCGCCCGCTCGATCGAGCGGCTGCACGGGATCTACGCCCCCGAGACCACCGCCGCCATGCTCAACCTGCTGGGGAGCCACGACATGGCCCGGTTCGTCACCCTGGCGCGCGGGGACGTCTCCGCGCTGCGGCTGGCGACCCTGTTCCAGATGACGTACCTCGGCGCCCCCTCGATCTACTACGGCGACGAGATCGGCCTGAGCGGCGGCCACGACCCGGCCAACCGCGGGGCCTTCCCCTGGGACCAGCCCGCAGCCTGGAACCGGGACCTGCTCCACGAGTTCCAGCGCCTGACCGCCCTGCGGCGTTCCCGCCCGTCGCTCCGTCGGGGATCGTTCCGGGTCCTCCACGCCGACGGCGACGTCTTCGCCCACGCCCGGAAGCTGGGCGAGGAGACGGTCCTCGTCGCGTTCAACGCCGGGACGACGCCCCGGCGGCTCGACCTCCCCGTGCACGATCAGGTCGCCGACGGCGTCGAACTGGCCGATCCCTGGTCGCACCAGGCCGCCGTCGTCGAGTCCGGCCTCGTCCGGGGCCTGGAACTCCCCCCCCGCTCGGGCAAGGTGCTGGCGACGCCCCTCGGCTCTTGA
- a CDS encoding class I SAM-dependent methyltransferase, which translates to MSMRRPPPAWRLPQGVNAPLWEYLNTPRLAAEEDAYFAGHPLFEADAEALDRRFRPPGRLVDLGCGAGRHAIRFAGRGFEVVAIDLARPMLEVVGRKAEEAGTRLLTVQANLCDLGCLPSASFDYATSMFSTLGMIRGRDARRRALGEAARVLKPGGRLALHAHNLWLNLRDAQGRRWLVRQALGLLRNRDDFGDRRMTYRGIPGMEVHLYRWGELKRELRRAGFQVDEAIPLDEVTAAPIPSPGRFPSLRAGGWLVFATRLGSTS; encoded by the coding sequence ATGAGCATGCGACGCCCGCCCCCCGCCTGGCGGCTCCCCCAGGGCGTGAATGCGCCTTTATGGGAGTACCTGAACACGCCCCGGCTAGCCGCCGAGGAGGACGCCTACTTCGCCGGGCACCCGCTGTTCGAGGCCGACGCCGAGGCGCTCGACCGGCGGTTCCGACCCCCCGGCCGGCTCGTCGACCTGGGCTGCGGGGCGGGTCGACACGCGATCCGGTTCGCGGGCCGGGGCTTCGAGGTCGTCGCGATCGACCTGGCCCGGCCGATGCTCGAAGTCGTCGGCCGCAAGGCGGAGGAGGCCGGGACGCGGCTCCTGACCGTGCAGGCCAACCTCTGCGACCTGGGCTGCCTCCCCTCCGCGAGCTTCGACTACGCCACCTCCATGTTCAGCACGCTCGGCATGATCCGGGGCCGGGACGCCCGCCGTCGGGCTCTCGGCGAGGCGGCCCGCGTCCTCAAGCCCGGCGGACGGCTGGCGCTGCACGCGCACAACCTCTGGCTCAACCTCCGCGACGCCCAGGGCCGGAGATGGCTCGTCCGCCAGGCGCTCGGGCTGCTCCGAAACCGCGACGACTTCGGCGACCGGCGGATGACTTATCGCGGCATCCCCGGCATGGAAGTCCACCTCTATCGCTGGGGCGAGCTGAAACGCGAGCTGCGACGCGCCGGGTTCCAGGTCGACGAGGCCATCCCGCTCGACGAGGTCACCGCCGCGCCCATCCCCTCCCCCGGCCGCTTCCCCAGCCTCCGCGCCGGCGGCTGGCTCGTCTTCGCGACCCGCCTCGGGAGCACCTCCTGA